One Fretibacterium sp. OH1220_COT-178 genomic window, GCGCGACGTCGTCTCGCCCCACGCGTCGTACGTCCACGTGTCCGTCACCTGCGCCGACTCGTTCGCCAGCACCGCCTTCGTCCGGTTTCCGTTCGCGTCGTAGTCGTAGGCCGTGACGTTCCCCCTGGGGTCCTTCACCTGCGCCAGCTGGGACCTGTCATTGTACGTGAACTCCGTTCGGTTGCCAAGGGCGTCCGTTACCCGAGTCATCTGACCTGCGCCGTCGAGGTAAGTAAACCGTAGCCCGTACAGACGCTCTAAAATGGTATACGGTTACATATGCCGCCGTTTGTTGCCATGGAGTCCCAAACGCTATTTTTTTGTGGTTCCTCGCTTTTTTAAGTGGGTAAGTCAATCTGTAGCTTACCAGCGATGAGGTAAATCATCGAGATGAAGTTCTCCTTGCTCCTATAGCCCCTGGCCCTCGCCTTACAGGCCTGGATCAAGCTGTTGATCCCCTCAAGAATGCCGTTGTTGATATGGGACTCAAACCACTGAAGAACTCCGTCCCAATGATGCCTGATCGTGCGGGCTGCCCCAGCCATCGCGCTCAGCCGACTGTGCGTCGCCCAGAAATACCATTTCTTCAGTAACTGCTCCCCTTCTTCTCGAAGGCGAAATCTCTTGAAAATCTCCTGGAAACTCAGCTTCATCTGATAGGCTCGCGCGGTCTTCCGATTATGCTTCCTCAGGCTCAGTTCCCCTAGTCGCTCTTTTTGCTTCTCCGTCAGGCTTTGAGGGTTTTTCAGCCAAAGATAACGTGTGTGCGCCAGGCTCGGGTCCTCCTTGCGTTCCTCGCGACGGACGCTGTCCACCGCTTCGTTCACTGCCTTCATGACATGAAATTTGTCGAACGTCAGCTTCGCTCCGGGGAAGTGTTCCCGCGCCCCTTTGATGAAGGCTGGAGACATGTCGCAACACATCCGCTCGATGTTTTCACCTCGGCCGCCGTGTTCCTCGAGAAATGTCTTGAATCGACCCAAAGTACTCGAGTCCTTGCCCTCTGTGACGAAGATAACCTTCGACGTATCCAGGTCCACGAAGACAGAGACATAATCGTGCCCTCGCTTGCTGGAGGTCTCGTCGAATCCGACACTGCGGACCCGCGACAGCTCCATCCGCTCGAGGGCCTGTTCCGTGTAATGCCTGACCACACGCCAGAGGCGTGTGTCGTGCATGTTCAGCTCCTTCGCCAGGGCCTTGATGGGCATGGCTGGAGCCAGGGACAGGACCAACGCCTCGAAAAGCAAAGTGAACCCGCTGCCCTCTCGCGCCCAAGGGACAGGAATCAGGTGGACGCCACAAGCGTCGCAGTGGACCCTTGGGACCCTGGCCGTGAGATAGGCCTCATACTGAAAAAAATTGAGATGCCGCCAGGTTTTTGTAGCTGTATCGTGAACTTTTCGACCCTCTGCCCCGCATTCGGGACAGGTGAATTTAGAGCCTTTTTGAAAGTCCAAGTGGATATCAAGCCTCTTAGCTGCAGGGTCCAACTCCAGAGATTTGACAAACCACGGCGATGATAGACCAAGCGCTATTTGAAACAGTTCGATGTCCTTCATAATGGTCCAAAGATATCATAACGGTAGCTTTTTATAATCCAACCACTCCTTATAGCGAGGAGCCTTTTTTGTCAAGTTACCGGAACTCAAGATTGATCATTCGTGTGTCGTTTGCTTTACTGGCTCGCTTTTTCCAGGCGTTTGAGCGTATCCGTCCCTTTTAGTCTCTCGTTCATCTGCGCGTGATCAATGGCCCGATTGCCTTTATTGTCTTTCAGACCAACATCTGCACCGGCATCAAGCAACGTCTCGACGATACTGGGAGAATTCCACCTTGCGGCCAGCATCAACGCCGTCATGCCGTCCTCGTCCTTCGCGTTCATGTCTGCCCCGATATCGAGCAATGTGCTGACGACGTCAACGCTGGGGGCATCCCCCCATGCAACGTGCATCAGTGCCGTCATACCGTCCTTGTCCCTCGCGTTCACGTCCGCACCGGCTTCAAGCAGTGCGTTGACGACTTCGGAGTCGGGGCTATTGCTAACAGTGTGCATCAGCGCCGTCATACCGTCCTCGTCCTTCACGTTCACGTCCGCACCAGCATCAAGCAGTACATTGACGATATCGACGCTAGAGGCATCTCGCCACGCAGTGTACATTAACGACGTCATACCGTATACGTTTTTTTCGTTCACGTCCAAGCCGGTCGCAAGCAACTCGCTGAGGAGATTTAAGCTGGAGTTGTCCTGCCATACGGCGCGCATCAGCGCTGTCATGCACTCCACAGCCTTTTTAGGGTCCTGGTAGGCCTTATTAGTAGTGATCTGAGGGGTTCCTTCATAGGAATCCAAGTACTTTTTGATCGAGAGTGTCTTTCGAGCATTGTTCCTTATACACGATGTGTTTTCAATGTCAGACACATTTCCCAATGACTCTAACATATCTGCGGCAACAAACATATTCTTCGACAAAGCAAGGAAGCGGAGAGGGTCATTCCTCTCATAGGCCGATTGAATCATCACGGGATCGTTTGTTATCTCAAGACACCTCAACTCAATCAGTTTTTCAACATCCGGGCGATGTTTCTTGGAATAGAAATAAAACAGTATTTGCTCCTTTTCAGGATCATCTGGTTTAAGCGAACTCAGTTGCTCCAATAACGCATCGTAATAATACTCGCAAAGGAAGCCAGCAAAATCCTCTGAAGAATATTTGGTCTCGTCATCAAAATCCGAAGGATAATATTCGCTTTGCCCATAGTATCGTTTTGCTAATGTAAACAGCGCTTCTTCTGCATATGGGATCAGTTTTTTCAATTTTTCATCGTCAAGGCGCTTATGTGCCAAGGAAACCAATGCAATTTTATTTCTTAAAAGATAGTCAAATACGTTGCGAGTTAAAGATTTTTCCGATAAATAATCAAGCAGATTATTCCAAAAGGATTCTCTTTCCTTTTGTTTATGTAACTTAGATGCAACATTCAAGAGCAGCTTCTCGTCAACGATATCTGGCGTTATACCACAAGCGGAGAGGTCGCAGTTGTTTTCATAAACCCATTGATCGTCGCTGACAATTTGCTTTAAGTACTCCGCTAATTTCATCTCTACCACCTTATATCTCCGGCTCCGGCTAATAAACAAAATGTGGTCCACCAAGGCATTTTCCTCCTGGCAGACCACCCTAAAATGATGTTTTTATTGACCCGCGATAAATTTTAGAAGATCATCCAAGTGTTTTTTTACAACTTTTCTTTGCTGAGCTGTTAAATTGTACCCTTTTAAAGGATTTCCACTTATGTCTATTTTTGACATACGCCCCTTACCGTACACATGAAAATGTAGAGGATCGTGATCTCCCGGGTAGTATTCAATCTTAACATCGTTTTCTTTTACTACACACCTATTATGCACCAACACGCCACTTCCGACGAAGTAGGAGTGGAAATCCTCGACCTCGAGGTTGTACACGGGGATGGGCTTGTCCAGCTTCTCCAGCCTC contains:
- a CDS encoding RHS repeat-associated core domain-containing protein, coding for MTRVTDALGNRTEFTYNDRSQLAQVKDPRGNVTAYDYDANGNRTKAVLANESAQVTDTWTYDAWGETTSRTGVTENDYQYAGERFDRTTELYQLRARYMDPRTGTFLSLDPHQGNR
- a CDS encoding ISL3 family transposase; amino-acid sequence: MKDIELFQIALGLSSPWFVKSLELDPAAKRLDIHLDFQKGSKFTCPECGAEGRKVHDTATKTWRHLNFFQYEAYLTARVPRVHCDACGVHLIPVPWAREGSGFTLLFEALVLSLAPAMPIKALAKELNMHDTRLWRVVRHYTEQALERMELSRVRSVGFDETSSKRGHDYVSVFVDLDTSKVIFVTEGKDSSTLGRFKTFLEEHGGRGENIERMCCDMSPAFIKGAREHFPGAKLTFDKFHVMKAVNEAVDSVRREERKEDPSLAHTRYLWLKNPQSLTEKQKERLGELSLRKHNRKTARAYQMKLSFQEIFKRFRLREEGEQLLKKWYFWATHSRLSAMAGAARTIRHHWDGVLQWFESHINNGILEGINSLIQACKARARGYRSKENFISMIYLIAGKLQIDLPT
- a CDS encoding ankyrin repeat domain-containing protein; the protein is MDHILFISRSRRYKVVEMKLAEYLKQIVSDDQWVYENNCDLSACGITPDIVDEKLLLNVASKLHKQKERESFWNNLLDYLSEKSLTRNVFDYLLRNKIALVSLAHKRLDDEKLKKLIPYAEEALFTLAKRYYGQSEYYPSDFDDETKYSSEDFAGFLCEYYYDALLEQLSSLKPDDPEKEQILFYFYSKKHRPDVEKLIELRCLEITNDPVMIQSAYERNDPLRFLALSKNMFVAADMLESLGNVSDIENTSCIRNNARKTLSIKKYLDSYEGTPQITTNKAYQDPKKAVECMTALMRAVWQDNSSLNLLSELLATGLDVNEKNVYGMTSLMYTAWRDASSVDIVNVLLDAGADVNVKDEDGMTALMHTVSNSPDSEVVNALLEAGADVNARDKDGMTALMHVAWGDAPSVDVVSTLLDIGADMNAKDEDGMTALMLAARWNSPSIVETLLDAGADVGLKDNKGNRAIDHAQMNERLKGTDTLKRLEKASQ